TATGGAAAATAACCTGGGATTGTCAAGAAGCAGAGTCataaatcagaagaatgaaataTGTATGCAGAAGTAAGTAACCAtaataaaatcatgtttaaatCCAAACagccaagtttttttgtttttttttagcaacaatttttattatctaaaaaaaattctgggaaaactggaaagctctTTGACAAAGACCAGTGCTataccaatatctcataccctataaaAATGAGACCAAAAAAAGGCATACAATTTAGACATGTTGATATATGcaaattaagggaacatggaaaaatttacTTGATGTGcctataaaaagagaagaatatatgcccatataagagattcagaaaattaagggaaataaaaaagttttaatttcataaaattttaaaaaatatctctccccccaaaaaatccaaTGATGCCAAGatcagaaggagggaaggaaatagtgttgttgtttggtgtttttttttattaaggccttaattttgaaaaataaaggagactaattgaaatttattaaaataatagaaattacaTTCTTAGTCAAAGGCTATGAGCAAGCAATTTTCAGAACAAGACACCATAGCTATtcataatcatgtgaaaaatattttaaatcacaattaatgatagaaatgaaaatttaaatgattccaatgtataattttacatttatcacataaaatgatataaaagaaatgatagtgagaatgtgggaaaaatgtaatattaatgtACTATTGATGGAGTGTAAATTGGTTTAGTCATTCCAGAGAAAATTTTGGAGCTATGCATAATAAAGGGTATCAAAAAGTCTACATAAATTTTGACACAACAATAATAAAGCTTggtctataaaacaaaaagatcacaggaaaaaggaaaagaatctatatatacaaaaataattataacaaccCCTTTTTTTCTGgtagcaaagacttggaaattggAAGAATGTCCATTAAGTGGGAAATGGATTAAATATAACTGTAATGGTTGGAATAAAATGGTTGGAATATATGGTTATGGTTGATTATTATTATACTGTTAAATTACAATAGAAATTATTTCAGAGTAACTTCagaaaatatatcatttgatgcAAAGTCAAGTGGGccgaaccaggagaaaattgcacacaataacagcaatgttaTGAGAAACATCTGTGAAAAGAAGTTACTCTGATAAAGAAAATAATCCCAAAAAATTTCAAAGTATCCTTAATAAAAGATACTATACATCTTTAAAAAGAGACCTGATAAAGTCTAAGGGCATATCAAAGAAGaatctttcaatttatttttttttatttttcacaatataattaatatgtaaATGCTTTTCATTTCAAATGTATACTTGATATCTTATTTCCTGTCTTCTCAGGATTTGGAGGACAGGGaggaggaatggagagaattcagaacaatttttaaaatagacatttaaaatcAATTATTAAGATATTCATAGAATTGTCTTTCCAGGACTCCCTTTCCCagcatttcccattttcttttgttgtggtaaaaatttcaccttttaagattgttataatattgaacaatggccaccaaggaatttacttatgaaattcctaaaatgaaacactcaagtcagaatggagtttatggaggtttaatcacaatgggagtagggtaaaggagagggagagaaggagagaggagaaaagggaaaggggttactcaacctctgaccaaggcagagggagtttaggcccaaagggccaaggtggaaggaatcagtccttgactcacgtgaccgatctgaagggaagctgtctgtgggcatcctccctgtccaagctcctaacaccaactcccatCTCGCTCtatccacaggaagtgagcgaatttcagaggctgctttctccgtcacttcctgtgcctcacaagtgccaatggtggctcaagcttggcttaggacagcccaggtgggcagttagttatttctgatttgtcattgactagcacatgcctcacatgcctgtgtagtgtgggtgtgcacaatttttgggtgctagagtaagatggagatttttaaaattcacactttctCACATTAAGTGTTTACATACGTAGGATATATTTTGATGTGATTCTGCATCTCCAGTCTTTTTCCCCTCATTGTGACAGAAAAATCTGGCTTAATGCCAAGAAAGAGAATCTACACACATGGTTTTACTTTTCATTAGATAATTAGGTttaaacttctatttcttttagtttatttttctttctacatctagtgattattaatgtcttataaattataatattttgaattattggatattaatttaaatctttcaTTTCTGGCAACCAGTGAAGTTGGggaaagaattctcaatttttttgttttgtttttgtttttgttttcaacaATAAAGCTTTTGAGTAAAGAATACGGAATTTTCCCAGTGATGGAGGCCCACTCACAATGGGGGCCAGATAGTGACCTCTCTGCCTGCCCACTGCTAGCCAAAACAGATAAGTGACTCCCCATGGCAGTTTGCACCTGTCCCTCATCCACCCCCCCACCCAGCACTGCACCCTCACTGCTTCCTCCCACAGCTGATTCCCCACACAGAAGGTAAAATATAACTTTCCCCTATATTGCTAACAGATGAGCCAGCACTGCAGCACTGGCTCTCTTGACTCCAGTCATTGCTAAACCCCTCTCCACCCCACATGGGTCTCAAGCTCAAGATAGCCTCTTGAAGTTCCAGCATGAAGCTGAGGAGGCTGTTAGACCAGCAGTTCAGGGAGTAGGAAACTGCTTACATGTTGCCCACCCCAACTCCCTCCTAACTTCTAAGCTGATTTTTAAGCTGACCCTGGAGGTTTTAACTCTCCTGGCTGAGAaggtggaaactgaggggttCACCCACAGAGAGGTCTCCCATGACACCCTCTATACTCTAAAACCCAGCataatgggggtgggggcaggtaGCAGGTGGGTGGAAGTTAGAATTTTTGGAAATTAGCCTCAGGATTTTCCTGACCCAAATATTAGGTGAAGCCTGTACTCCATATTCAAGCATCCTTTTATTGTTCTTGGCATTTTTgcccctggggggtggggggagtggaagGAAGAATAGTCTTCCAAATCtcttagaaaataaaaacaggtgttttttttttatcttcaagcaagtatcttttgttttctttgtaatcaaAAGCCATAGAGCTTATCTGGGGAGTAGTGATGCTATCAAGCAGAGTTTAAACTCTAAGGGAACAATTTTTATTCCCAGAGAATTTTACTGAGttaaaaatgcttaaaaattcAGATTGGCTCCATTTACTTTGGTTCCTGGAAGCATTTATTTTCATTGGACatgttccattttatttatttctcctcaaGAATAAACAATAGAAAGCTAGCTTGCTTAAATTACATACCCAAAAGGAAAATTTTGAAGGAATTTTGAGTGATCTCAAGATGCAAAAGGAAGATCACTCCCCATCTACATCTCAGATTGAATACCTCCTCTCTTACCTAGTGAAGCTCCTGTCTGCCCCACcctctcctgtcccttctccctGTCCCCTTTCCTCTTGCCTCCCCATCCCCAAAATAACCCCTCCCTCTCAcctcacctcctcctcctcctaccctTCCCCTTTCTTATTCCATAACAACACAGACATGTAGCTGTTAAGGtccaggatttcacccaccaccaaggaagacccatggacaatgcaaacaggcagagaaaggccatttgtTGAACTAGTACGCACTAGTGGGAACTCAGCTAAAAGATTTCCAAGTTGCGTCTGAGAGGCTGGGGCTTAAGTACtctccagcatgtatggccccccttccagccccttatctgctacatatGATTCTTGGAACATTGCTGGCATgtatggctcccctcagcccttatctgctacatactattcttgggaccttgacaattttatgttattggggtcttcttggcctttatctggtcCCCACTGCAGCTGGGCTCTTTGGCACATTTATGGTTCTGACACTCCCAAGGTTAGGCAACTCCctgttcaggccttcctgatctTCCAAGGCTGGGCATTTCCTGCTCTGGCCTCCCTCACAGCCAAAAGACAAAAACCACAAATAattctgttaaatttattttccccttaagggaaatGCCTACATTAATTAAGGAAGAATTGCTGTCCTTAAGGCACCACACTTCTTTTACCCCACCAAGATATTGAGAGATgcaagtaaaatatattttgaagatgtaaagataaaaatttatcGGGGAgctgaggcaaggtagaaattagtttctctctgtaaggagcattatttttatgaggtttattaaagattaaaatatgaaGAAGTAAGAAGTAAGaagaagtaagaaaagcacatgtctaggcccagtaagcctattcacgaccactcacatcttgcctgctaggtggaaaGCCACGTGTGCTCCGAAGCGGAAGTAGGGAAGAGGGCCAagcctttttacaaccaggttaaataccccatcttgctctcggcccaggtgagaaatcaatgagattacaaagcattctggggaagtggagccaggacttctggggattgaagtcctggattcaagtctccatttttacaaagatGAGCCTATTGTAATTATTAAGAAGATTGACAAAATTTTTCATAGATATGATCCTGCATATCAGGACATGGAAAATTTTCTCCAAGTTTTTTcaatagaaagggagaaaaataaaattgttccttTTGTTAATAAGGCCCGAGAAAAGAAACTGTTTCACTGGGCATAGGAAGACCCTAAATGGGATGTTAATGATGAGggggattatttacaactatgtCAGGCTTGAGAGACATTACTAAAAGCATTGAGAATTTTTTTGATAGGCAGGGTACATGGACAAAGTTTAAGAGTCTtaagaaatcagagaaggaaactcCCTCACAGCTTGTAGATAGACTTATTTAGCTCAGAGGCAGATATATAGATCTAGATCTCTCCAAAGAGAGAGATGTTGGAAAAATTAGGATACAGTCTGTAAATAACTGTTGCAGAGTGTCAAAGATTAGTTTAAGACAAACTGCCCAAACTGGCTTAATATGGACATTGAGGAATTGAGGAGTCTCAGTTTATGTATCTAAAGGccatgaatagaaaaataatgagaCAAATTAATTAGTAgagacattaaggaaggaaaggaatataccttatttttattaatatctggCATATAAATAAAGATTGACCACATACCAGGCCATAAAAAAATTCATAgtcaaatgcataaaagcagaaatagtgaACACAactattttcagatcataatgaagtaaaaattataatcaataaaggttcatggagaggtaaattaaaaattaattagaaactgaataatttaattcttcaaaactggtgggtcaaagaacaaatcataggataaaaaaatcattgatttcCATGAAGGTAATCACAATGAGGAGACAAGATATAAAAATTTATTGTGGTAGATGATGTAATTGTGAAATAAGGTATGGTCAACAGTATCATTTCAGAAATAGcttgaaagacctacatgaacagattcagagtgaaataagcagaaccagaggaacattgtacacagtaactgaaatattgtgggatgatcaaatgtgatagactttggtATTaaaagcaatataatgatccagtacaattctgagggacttatgaaaaagaatgctctagaactgttggagtagaaatgcagatgaaaacatatgatttatcacttgcttatttggatatatggtttgtgttttgattttataagatcattcacttaaaaaaatgaataatatggaaatgtgttttgtgtgataatacatgtacaacccagatttAATTGCTTTTCAACTTCTGGATggtagagggaagaagaggaaacaacatgagtcataactttggaaaatgtatgtgtaaattttttgttaaaataaaatgaattttaaaagacaacaaaaataacttttttaaaaactattttattttattaagcacttcaaACTTCCatgtaaacaatttttaaaaccacttttcagattttatttcacatttctcttactctttctcaccttctcttcatctttgagaagaaaatcattttatattgattatacatatgaagtcatgcaaaaagtttccattttactcaagttaaaaaaatctcaaacaatataaaacagtaaaaaaaagaaagcaacaaatgtagtttttattatacttattcttatttgaattagaaaaaatggatattagtataaactaatttaataaaattataaatataactatacatgtaaatatatatatacatttatttgtactatatacatatatgcatacattatacatatatctatatctgtatttatttatatatatgcttcAGTCTTAATTCAGATTTCATCTGTTCTCTTTTTGgaaatggataacatttttcatatagaTCCTTTCAAACTGTCTTTGAGCATTATTTGATCAGAATAATTAAATCTTTCAGAGTTAATTGTCCTTATTACTGCTATGTAACATATTTTGGTTCTGATCACTGTACTTttcatgagttcatataagttacctcaagtttctctgaaaccacaCTGCTTGTCAATTATGaataaaatagtattccataggggtgtatggggtgctcaggtgAGGGTAACCATCGGGtcatcgtcgacccctggtgaactagggctttgctcacccagcatgtgaagactgtttcggcggaacaggtggaagaaaccaacaagaaggttccacggctgagatggcaatacaGCAAGGCcttatggagtgcttagggcgtgatggagcacaaaagacaacatggccatccaatgcagctgaggaagtctccaggtgtaatgaccttttgtgccactggacccaggcttccagctccaagagagtgggactgtctctgtgcatcgacttttccacttaaatcttcatgcacaagtgtctttgtgcacaaaaatgcacaaaaacaatctacatcctcggttaccgagagattacaataataataagtattccataacaatcatagCACACCTTAATCATCCATTCTCTATTTAACAAACATTCCCTCAATCTTTAATTCTTTACCGTTACACAAAACAagtactataattttttttttcatgaatgggtcattttctcttttcatttatctatttggGAGATACCTAATAGTGGCACTGCTAGGTCAAATGGTAAGAGTTATTTTATAGCCTCTCAAtgtagatatatttttttctctagaatAGTTGAGCTAGTTTATAGCTCCCCCCAAAATGCATTATTGTTGgaaatttttccacatctcctcaatttgtcattttccttttccatcgtGGTATATAATTCCCATTATCTAtttgtttatctgtattaataaataatgaaagatttgcaatgttttctttttgtcagctactatgctaaatacttcagaaatatttcatttgttcttcataATAGCCTTTgtaggtaaatgctattatcattataattttatagatgagaatactgaggcaaacaggttacctgactttcccagggtcacataactacgattagaggtctgatttgaattcagagttCCCTGCCTAACACACAAAGAAAttccatgtatatacatatatacataaagtatttattacaaagccctgagttcaaatctggaatctGACATTTAACTCACTGCATGACTATGAGCAAATGAGTGTATCTCTCTCAATCTACAGATGCTTATGCATAAAaactatatatagagagagtcaGAGTACACAAACACCCCTACCCATTAAAAGAGTGTGGCCttctgaacatttttttcttagaggGGTGACCAGAGAAGGCCCATCAATTTAGTATGTGATAAAGGCCAAGGTGACTTCTTGTTGCTTCAGAACTGAGATATCATATTATCTGAATACTTTCCAGAATGCTGGATGTATGTGCCcttctcatttttccttatagttttcctacatacacacacacacacacatacacacacacacacttaggagatatatattatgatatttatacatatttacatatatttattttatatataaatactaatattcatatatatttatggtaTGTGTTTATTAGGGTATACATGTACAATTGCTTATTtcccatattttttattttaatatgccTTTAATTAGATTTCTATTTCCCTGAGAAAATATATTCTCATTCTTTTATAAAGTTAAGGCTATATACAGGCAACATTTGGGGGGGTCTCCTCGGCTGTCGTTTGGTGCTAAGTTCACCATGCCACTGTATTatgttatttctctttatttgccTATTTTACAAAATATCTATTAACAACATGAAACTGAGTTGAGTACTTCATAAACTTGTTGGCccatcttttaaataaataataagagcTATCCCTGAAAGTTGagattatttatcttatttcaacAAGTGTGTTTCTTAAAGGCAAATTCATTCAAGGAAATTAAATGACCAGTATTATAAGTGGAGTTATCTGACTTTAGAAGCCCACTACCACAAGTGTTCTCTGGCATGGCATCTTCTAAATAAAGCttaaaaaggagatagaaaatgtAGTTAACAGGGAAAGAAATTTGTATCAGACATGTCTAAGGAGTTTCCTTAATAAAACCGGAGGAGTGATTGTTCATTAGGGCATTTTCaatctttcacatttttcatgGAAGATCCAgtatggaaaataatttaaagttgagaaagaaaatgtttttttttttataattcacttATCCTGCACCTCATTGTCATAAATCTGTTGAATAACTGAATTAAATGTTCTTCAAAGTTCCTTCTATGTGAAACATTCAAATCTCTATATAAAGTACTTCTGTGTGGGTCTGCATTATAGGATGATGGAGACTCGCTTTTAACCCCATCAATGAGTACAGGTTTTGGGGATCTGATTATCAATGATTATCAGAATAAAAGGACTAACTGCTGGATACCACACAGAGAGAATGACTGAGCTATGTATCATCCAATTATTTGTGTACTTAAAATGGaacatatacagaataaaaatagGACTGAGTGTATTAAACAAAACAAAGGTACACACCAAAAACAGGATAGCTAGGGTTGCTCTGGTTTCAGGGGATAGTTTTATGGAGACACTATTACTATGAATATGCCTAACATGCTTCTTGTGTCTGTATAATATTAAGACCATATAGCCACTAGAACAGATCATTAGACATATAAATAATGCATCATAGACACataaaatgattataattttcatatgATTCTTATTATGTACATCCATTCTCCTATACCCAGTGTTGCATCCCTCATTAATATCTGTGATATTCTTTGGAACAATGTTTTGAAGAAATCCTACCTCATTtaaaagcaaattgaagacccagaaaagaagaaggtacaaaataatgaattttggTGTTCTTGTCTTGAGCTGTGAACATTTGGAATTGTTAGGAATAAGAGAAATGGCCTGGAAAGTACTCAAAAGGCAGGTGCTACCCATAGATAGACTCCAAGTTATTATCTGAATATGTGTTATTATTGTAATCCCAAAGTTATCCAGTAAACATTTCACCCTCCAAAGTCTTGTGGTAGCGGGCAGTCCCCTGAAGAGTAGTGACATAATATTGGAAAAAGCCAAATGAATGATAATTAGGCTTTTAGATTTTGTTCTATgagcaatgaggaaattaaagataTTTAGGAATAGGAGAATACAATTGCCTAGGAATCCAAATCCAATCATATACAGGTATATTATGCCAAGAATTTCATTGTAAGTAAGCATTCCTTATCTGCCTTGTGAAGAAGATGTGCTGTCAAATTCAATGTGATCTATGGAAGAATGTTTGGCATTATGTTTGGTAAATACTTAGATTTTCCCAttgaaattccattttcttctgttcttccatATGAAGAGTAAAAATTCTTCTTGGACAGTGGGCAGTGATAATTTATTGAACTCCAAAATTCCCTACTTAGATGAAACTCTTGAATCATTCCATCCTTCACAATGCATGAAAACATTCAGGTAGCTAAGATGGTACTGTGTTTAGACTAACTGGCCTGCAGTCAAAAGAACttaatttcaaatatattctcagacatttactagctttgtgaccctaggcacgttacttaatcccatttgtctcaatttcattatgtgtataatgagctggagaaggaaatggccaacaatTTCCATAACTTTGAGAAGAAAGCAGAGAACAGGGACAAAAAGAACAGGATATGATTAATCAGCAAATCAAAAACATTAAGATCCATGAGCTTATTTTTCATCATAGTGAGTTTCATTCCCACTATTCTCCTGCCTGTCTACCtgttcttttcagttttctttgatgTATCTTAATCTACCTAATTGTGTGGGTGGTTGGTTTATATCTCCCAGGTTCATTTCTTgatatttgtttctctttctgtattATTTCACTTGCTAAAATCATTAACCTCCCATGAATTTAagtatcttttcttttctgattccaaatctatttCTTCAAACCTCTCTTCTCACCTATATTCTCTTATATATACATGACTATTAGATGGTCAGAATGGATGCTCcattgatattttaaattttaaatgtctaAATTAGGTGGGGAATATGAATATTGAAGTCTCTTCTTTATGTAAGCTATTGACAGACTCTCAGAATCTTTCATAACTCACCAGAGAGACCAAGGCATTCCATCCAGTGTGGGGATGAACCTTTGAATTTAACtggttttaatgattgctttttatttttttgtaaagatgAAATCGAgacctaaagaaaaaaatgggatttgCCCAAATTAAGATGAGTGGTAAGTAGTagattcagaatttgaactcgaTTCGTCTAAGTTCAAATAACAGAATCAAAATCAACACCATACAAAATCATGTTGCATGTACAGTCATTGTTTTTAAATGGGGACAGAGAACCTGTTTTCTCGCTCATAATTAGCTTAGATATTAAAATCCTATCTAGCCTTTATGCTGGGTGTCTACCTAAGTGATAAGAtcccattcctttcttcttcatcaaAGGCATTTAAGACCTGGAGATGCTATCTTACAGAGTATGTCAGGGTCAGAATCTCATGTAAATGTATTCCTCCTTGTCCTACTTCTTTGACTCATCATATATGAAACCCAGAAGAATTCATCATATATGAAGCAGGAAGAATTGAGATGCCTATAGCAGCAACCTCTAGAGTAGATACAATGTCAGATCCTGATATCAGGTGAGGCCTCATCCcttttcattatcattttttttggagggagttTCCTTAGAGAGATCCTGGAAAATGgtctttttatctttaaattccATACTCTCTTGAACACTTAAACTTCCTTTCTGTCCACCACATCCTGGTTTCCTTAACTTTCCTTTAAATCTTAGTCAAAGCTGTTACCTACCCATAATCTAAATGACTTCCCCCTGATAGTATGTCCAAATTATATGTCCAAATATGTGTGTAGATAGATAAAAAGACAGATTATCACTTAGAATAGCGATTGGTACatagataatttcctatagtgCTTTTTCACTCACTGACTCATCCTTTAGGCATTCAGTAACAGCTTCTGCTGAGTTCTAGGTATATCATCATTAAATTAAAGATACTCTTCAATTCTGCCAATATCTGTATCTGGGACTAAGGCACAAGTCACTTACCAGGTTAGTCTCTGTCCATAGAGGAGAAAGCAGAACATCAGTAATCAGTGTTTGAGGgagtatatatgcatgtatgagGAAGGCATGCCATATTTAGGGGAGGGCCAGGGTTGCAGTTATGCAGCCTGCCTTGCTGAGATCTGTTCCTCCAGGGCTCtaatcatcatgtcatctgtaaagaaaaataacctgTTTGCCTGTGGCTAGCTGGGACCTGtctaaaaagaaagttaaattttGTCCCATGAGTTTATGCCTTTTTATGAAGAGTCTGGATAATTTAGAATCTCTAGTGTAGCAACAATGAGTAGAGAAACATCTTTGTTTAGGTGAGAGTAGAGGAAGAAGTAAAGGCCTATCAGATGACTCTAAGAGAATGGCAATGAGAACATTTAATCAGTGGAATGGGCTTCTTGGTAAAGAGCTCCCTTGGTTATAACACCCTCACTCATCCAATTGACATCATTGCATCTACTTGctttacctctttttgtagtctttctattttgtatcccttttaatggagaaagaagaaagaaggtcaAGTTGTTCCCAATACAAACTGGTATTGATTCCTCATTACAAATGGATAAACAGGgggaagctgagtggctcaggggattgagagccaggcctagagacaggaggtcctaggatcaaatctggcctcagacactttctagctggatgaccctggacaagtcacttgaccaccattgcctagcccttgccactctacATCACcataccaatacacagtattaatcccaagatggaaagtaagggtttaaaaaaaataaaaaataaatttaaaaaaatggataaatggggggtgacttccggtcaagatggcggcttagaggctgCGAAAGTTCAGAGCtctgaaaccccttccttaccaatcacaaactgaatgctcccaggacaccaaaattcaaactgaacaacaggatagaccctgagaaccctcctcctggatcaaaaggtatggcccttCAAAATCCAGaacctagatcacttggatctaaggggtaggcagaaggaaggtcccaggacccaccctccccaccccagagtgctgagcccaaggcagcagtgggaagctcagggccggcaaaaaggcctcagggctggctattctgaaaggctcaccttgaaaacaacctgagccagtctccccaacacagacagcaggaaaacatagagagaagggagaagcctgtagccccctggctgggtccttccatctgagtctcaagggagattccagctttagggcaccagctgaacccaatcccatcaggagccctcagagcctaGGGAGGACAGGAcctctccccccttagagagcagggtcttctgaaagaacagatacctagaggcggagtcaagacaatct
This DNA window, taken from Monodelphis domestica isolate mMonDom1 chromosome 6, mMonDom1.pri, whole genome shotgun sequence, encodes the following:
- the monDomV1R1263 gene encoding vomeronasal 1 receptor monDomV1R1263 (The RefSeq protein has 2 substitutions compared to this genomic sequence), coding for MLTYNEILGIIYLYMIGFGFLGNCILLFLNIFNFLIAHRTKSKSLIIIHLAFSNIMSLLFRGLPATTRLWRVKCLLDNIGIKIITHIQIITWSLSMGSTCLLSTFQAISLIPNNSKCSQLKTRTPKFIILYLLLFWVFNLLLNEVGFLQNIVPKNITDINEGCNTGYRRMDVHNKNHMKIIIILCVYDALFICLMICSSGYMVLILYRHKKHVRHIHSNSVSIKLSPETRATLAILFLVCTFVLFNTLSPIFILYMFHFKYTNNWMIHSSVILSVWYPAVSPFILIIIDNQIPKTCTH